Below is a window of Deinococcus multiflagellatus DNA.
TCACCTGCGCGGCCCCGGGGCGCACCCCGTCTTCCCAGCGCGGGTACGGCGTGGGATACGCGCGCTGATAGCGGGGCACACTGGGCACCCGGCCCAGCAGCCCCAGCCGGCCCAGCAGGCTCTGACTGGACGACAGCAAGGTCTGGCGCGCCTGGGCGGCGGTGGCGTTTTTGTCCTCCACGGTGCGGCTGCCCAGCACCGCCCCGCTGCCCGTGGACAGCACCGTGAGGGCCGCGTAGCCAAACCCGCTGCCATCGCGCTCGCCACTCACCACGGCCAGCACCCGCTCGGCGCCCGCCGAGAAGCGCACGTCGGTGACGGGCAGGCGTTCGTTGGCCTGCGCCCCAGACGCCAGCAAGGCCAGGGCCAGAAGCCCGGCGCGCAGGCCGCCCGCTGCCGGCACCCGTCTCATCGCTTGAAGCGCACGCTGGCCAGCACCTTGCTGAACAGCGCGCTGGCCTGGGCAAAGCGGGCGGGCGTATCGGTCATCTGGAACGAATACAGGTTCTTGGCCCCCACGCCGTACCACACCCGCATGGTGAGTTGCCCCTTGGGGTGGGTCACGGCGTACTGGCGCTCCACACCGCTCACG
It encodes the following:
- a CDS encoding DUF2259 domain-containing protein yields the protein MRRVPAAGGLRAGLLALALLASGAQANERLPVTDVRFSAGAERVLAVVSGERDGSGFGYAALTVLSTGSGAVLGSRTVEDKNATAAQARQTLLSSSQSLLGRLGLLGRVPSVPRYQRAYPTPYPRWEDGVRPGAAQVTPVRLWSRAVPVSLKVVPLPASACAEPDLLLPGERPAGFELRVNGQLVRRELAAGGRCASRYSLERVDVQGNRALLTVRAYAMGFEGPDALPVFVAVTLR